A single region of the Streptomyces sp. NBC_01803 genome encodes:
- a CDS encoding LLM class flavin-dependent oxidoreductase encodes MTPPAPRQLHLNLFIYPGGHHEAAWRYPGTELDRIVDIDHYRDLARRAEAATFDGIFFADGPSLADNVRYAARFRLEPLTWLAAIAGATERIGLIATASTTYTEPYNLARLFASLDHVSRGRAGWNIVTTGAPEAAANFGLDAHPVHAERYERAREFVDVVTRLWDSWEDGALVADPVSGLFADTDRVHPVEHKGRHLSVRGPLNLPRGPQGRPVYVQAGSSEDGRGFAAAWAEAVFTAHQTLANAQEFYGDLKRRVRAAGRDPEQVLILPGISPFIGSTETEARALHEEFNELTQPAYSLALLHRFLGVRFEESDLDRPVPREVIETGGERGISSRFQVVLDIIDREKPTVRQLLHRLAGARGHRVVTGTPEQVADEIQEWFENGAADGFNIMPPWLGGGFDVFADEVVPILRRRGLFRTEYTGTTLRDHYGLPRPVSQFAEREPEPSPAPVSLPVS; translated from the coding sequence ATGACCCCGCCGGCTCCCCGCCAGCTCCACCTCAACCTGTTCATCTATCCGGGCGGCCACCACGAGGCGGCGTGGCGTTACCCCGGGACCGAGTTGGACCGGATCGTGGACATCGACCACTACCGCGACCTCGCGCGGCGGGCCGAGGCGGCCACGTTCGACGGCATCTTCTTCGCCGACGGCCCGTCGCTGGCGGACAACGTGCGTTACGCGGCCCGGTTCCGGCTGGAGCCGCTGACCTGGCTGGCGGCCATCGCGGGGGCGACCGAGCGCATCGGCCTGATCGCCACCGCCTCCACCACCTACACCGAGCCCTACAACCTGGCCCGGCTGTTCGCCTCTCTCGACCACGTCAGCCGGGGCCGGGCCGGGTGGAACATCGTCACCACCGGGGCGCCGGAAGCGGCGGCCAACTTCGGTCTGGACGCCCACCCCGTGCACGCCGAACGATACGAGCGGGCACGGGAGTTCGTGGACGTGGTGACCCGGCTGTGGGACAGCTGGGAGGACGGCGCGCTGGTCGCGGACCCGGTGTCCGGGCTGTTCGCCGACACCGACCGCGTCCACCCCGTGGAGCACAAGGGCCGCCATCTGTCAGTGCGCGGGCCGCTGAACCTTCCGCGCGGTCCGCAGGGCCGGCCCGTCTATGTGCAGGCCGGCTCCTCGGAGGACGGGCGCGGCTTCGCCGCCGCGTGGGCGGAGGCGGTGTTCACCGCGCACCAGACGCTCGCCAACGCGCAGGAGTTCTACGGCGATCTGAAGCGGCGGGTCCGTGCGGCCGGCCGCGATCCGGAGCAGGTGCTGATCCTGCCGGGGATCAGTCCGTTCATCGGCTCGACGGAGACCGAGGCGCGGGCGCTGCACGAGGAGTTCAACGAGCTGACGCAGCCCGCGTATTCACTGGCGCTGCTGCACCGCTTCCTGGGAGTGCGGTTCGAGGAATCGGATCTGGACCGGCCGGTGCCGCGCGAGGTGATCGAGACCGGCGGCGAGCGTGGCATCAGCAGCCGCTTCCAGGTGGTGCTGGACATCATCGACCGGGAGAAGCCCACGGTGCGGCAGTTGCTCCACCGGCTCGCGGGCGCGCGCGGCCACCGGGTGGTGACGGGCACGCCGGAGCAGGTCGCCGACGAGATCCAGGAGTGGTTCGAGAACGGAGCGGCGGACGGCTTCAACATCATGCCGCCGTGGCTGGGCGGCGGGTTCGACGTGTTCGCGGACGAGGTGGTGCCGATCCTGCGCCGGCGCGGTCTGTTCCGCACCGAGTACACGGGCACGACGCTGCGCGACCACTACGGACTGCCTCGCCCGGTCAGCCAGTTCGCGGAGCGGGAGCCGGAACCGTCTCCGGCGCCGGTGTCGTTGCCCGTGTCCTGA
- a CDS encoding ABC transporter substrate-binding protein has protein sequence MPKISFMSLPRRAPRRLAFGAALLSPLLLLTGCANDGQASAASDEELAGTEIAETVDPATRLTIGTPEIQVALELSGLIDELTFDVEWANLSGGPQCSEAFRANSLDVCSAAEIPSIHAHWTGLDTKLVAAVYHEDPVDHPIYELGIAPGADIDTLEDLRGKRIAFSPGQAQGALVLRILDQAGLTTDDVELVEIPSTGDVYPTALGNGEVDAAPLGSVYIRHYAEQYGPEGGKTLPHGLRDDAGHLWVPTSSVSDPDKAAAIRQFVGVWARAQVWIDTHPEEWIQGYYVEDQGLSYEDGAYLVEQSGTSEIPADWSNGIERQQETIELLADELGNESFDAETLWDRRYEPVGADAIGGSS, from the coding sequence ATGCCCAAAATCAGCTTCATGTCCCTCCCCCGGCGCGCTCCAAGACGTTTGGCGTTCGGTGCCGCCCTGCTCTCACCCCTTCTGCTGCTGACCGGCTGCGCGAACGACGGCCAGGCGTCCGCCGCCAGCGACGAGGAACTCGCGGGCACCGAGATCGCCGAGACGGTCGACCCGGCGACGCGTCTCACCATCGGCACCCCCGAGATCCAGGTCGCCCTGGAGCTGTCCGGGCTGATCGACGAGCTGACGTTCGACGTCGAGTGGGCCAACCTGAGCGGCGGCCCGCAGTGCTCGGAGGCGTTCCGGGCCAACTCGCTGGACGTCTGCTCGGCCGCCGAGATCCCCTCGATCCACGCGCACTGGACCGGGCTCGACACCAAGCTGGTCGCCGCCGTCTACCACGAGGACCCGGTCGACCACCCCATCTACGAACTGGGCATCGCGCCCGGCGCCGACATCGACACGCTGGAGGACCTGCGCGGCAAGCGCATCGCGTTCAGCCCGGGGCAGGCCCAGGGCGCCCTGGTGCTGCGCATCCTCGACCAGGCCGGACTGACCACCGACGACGTGGAGTTGGTCGAGATCCCGAGCACGGGCGACGTCTATCCGACCGCGCTGGGCAACGGCGAGGTGGACGCGGCGCCGCTCGGCTCGGTCTACATCCGGCACTACGCCGAGCAGTACGGGCCGGAGGGCGGCAAGACCCTCCCGCACGGGCTGCGGGACGACGCGGGCCATCTGTGGGTGCCGACCTCCTCCGTCAGCGATCCCGACAAGGCGGCGGCCATCCGCCAGTTCGTCGGAGTCTGGGCCCGGGCGCAGGTCTGGATCGACACGCATCCGGAGGAGTGGATCCAGGGGTACTACGTCGAGGACCAGGGTCTGTCCTACGAGGACGGTGCGTATCTGGTGGAGCAGAGCGGCACCTCGGAGATCCCGGCCGACTGGTCGAACGGCATCGAACGCCAGCAGGAGACCATCGAGTTGCTCGCGGACGAGCTGGGCAACGAGTCCTTCGACGCCGAGACCCTCTGGGACCGGCGCTACGAGCCGGTCGGGGCGGACGCGATCGGAGGGTCCTCATGA
- a CDS encoding ABC transporter permease, with protein sequence MPRTPGRRRRLGPGRPIPYGWAIGPLLLITVWSIGSATGQIDARNLSAPWDVVSTANDLFQEGRLQEHLWASTRRALLGLAFGTGAGLVLAVIAGLSRLGEGVIDGPVQIKRSIPSLAMIPLLILWFGIGESMKVITITLGVLVPVYIHTHNGLRAIDSRYVELAETLRLSRAGFLRHVVLPGALPGFLLGMRFAVTAAWLSLVVVEQVNATSGIGYMMELARTYGQTDVIIVGLVVYGLLGLISDALVRLVQRRALSWRRTLAD encoded by the coding sequence GTGCCCCGGACGCCGGGCCGCCGACGGCGACTCGGGCCCGGGCGGCCGATCCCCTACGGCTGGGCCATCGGCCCGCTGCTGCTGATCACCGTCTGGTCCATCGGCTCGGCCACCGGCCAGATCGACGCTCGCAATCTGTCCGCCCCCTGGGATGTCGTCAGCACCGCCAACGACCTGTTCCAGGAAGGGCGGTTGCAGGAGCACCTGTGGGCCTCGACCCGACGGGCCCTGCTGGGGCTGGCGTTCGGGACGGGCGCCGGGCTGGTGCTCGCGGTGATCGCCGGACTGAGCAGGCTGGGCGAGGGCGTCATCGACGGGCCGGTGCAGATCAAACGGTCCATCCCCTCCCTGGCCATGATCCCGCTGCTGATCCTCTGGTTCGGCATCGGGGAGTCGATGAAGGTCATCACCATCACGCTCGGCGTGCTCGTGCCCGTCTACATCCACACCCACAACGGGCTGCGGGCGATCGACAGCCGGTACGTCGAGCTGGCGGAGACGCTGCGGCTGAGCCGGGCGGGATTCCTACGGCACGTGGTACTGCCCGGCGCGCTTCCCGGCTTCCTGCTGGGCATGCGGTTCGCGGTGACGGCCGCCTGGTTGTCGCTGGTCGTGGTCGAGCAGGTCAACGCCACCAGCGGTATCGGCTACATGATGGAGCTGGCACGGACCTACGGGCAGACGGACGTCATCATCGTCGGCCTGGTCGTCTACGGGCTGCTGGGCCTGATCTCGGACGCCCTGGTGCGGCTGGTGCAGAGGAGGGCGCTGTCATGGCGACGCACACTGGCGGACTGA
- a CDS encoding ABC transporter ATP-binding protein translates to MRGLVREFGDRRVLDGLDLSIAPGEFVALIGRSGSGKSTLLRVLAGIDREVTAFDDLDAPENVSVVFQDARLLPWKRVLENVVLGLRGPDAAERGRTALSEVGLAGREHAWPVELSGGEQQRVALARSLVRDPDLLLADEPFGALDALTRIKSHALLRKLCELHRPAVLLVTHDVDEAIALADRVVVLEEGRIAADLTVALPAPRSPGSAAYAALRARLLTLLGVDPDLREDAAAPDEGDDS, encoded by the coding sequence CTGCGCGGCCTGGTGCGGGAGTTCGGCGACCGCCGGGTGCTGGACGGTCTCGATCTGTCCATCGCCCCGGGCGAGTTCGTCGCGCTGATCGGGCGCAGCGGCTCGGGGAAGAGCACGCTGCTGCGGGTGCTGGCCGGGATCGACCGGGAGGTGACGGCGTTCGACGATCTCGACGCGCCGGAGAACGTGTCGGTCGTCTTCCAGGACGCCCGGCTGCTGCCCTGGAAGCGGGTGCTGGAGAACGTCGTGCTCGGGCTGAGGGGTCCGGACGCGGCGGAACGGGGTCGGACCGCGCTGTCCGAAGTCGGCCTGGCCGGGCGGGAACACGCCTGGCCGGTGGAGCTGTCCGGCGGTGAGCAGCAGCGCGTCGCGCTGGCCCGCTCACTCGTCCGCGACCCCGACCTCCTGCTGGCGGACGAGCCGTTCGGCGCGCTGGACGCGCTCACCCGGATCAAGTCGCACGCGCTGCTGCGGAAGCTGTGCGAGCTGCACCGGCCCGCCGTGCTGCTGGTGACGCACGACGTGGACGAGGCGATCGCGCTGGCGGACCGCGTGGTGGTGCTGGAGGAGGGCCGGATCGCCGCTGACCTGACGGTCGCTCTGCCCGCACCCCGCTCCCCCGGCAGCGCCGCGTACGCCGCCCTGCGCGCCCGGTTGCTCACTCTTCTCGGCGTCGACCCGGATCTCCGGGAGGACGCCGCCGCTCCTGACGAAGGCGATGACTCATGA